A genomic window from Candidatus Binatia bacterium includes:
- a CDS encoding BrnA antitoxin family protein, with product MKKEYNFSKGKRGAVIPQVGKSRITIYLDDGILERFKAQSQKTGKGYQTLINDALNSYLGLTAKPLTEELVRKIVREELSGQS from the coding sequence ATGAAGAAGGAGTATAATTTCTCCAAAGGCAAACGTGGAGCGGTGATTCCCCAGGTTGGAAAAAGCCGCATCACGATCTATCTCGACGATGGAATTCTGGAGCGCTTCAAGGCTCAATCCCAGAAAACCGGAAAGGGGTATCAGACCCTAATCAACGATGCGCTGAACTCCTATCTCGGTCTGACTGCGAAGCCCCTTACGGAAGAGTTGGTGCGCAAGATCGTGCGCGAAGAGCTTTCGGGTCAAAGCTGA
- a CDS encoding BrnT family toxin — protein sequence MTATFDPKKDAANLKKHGVSLAEGDGVLSDPLAVTIEDESAEGEQRFVTLGANTFGSLMVVIWTPRGDEARIISVRKPTPKERRSYEEGV from the coding sequence GTGACAGCAACCTTCGATCCCAAGAAGGATGCCGCAAATCTCAAGAAGCACGGTGTCTCGCTTGCCGAAGGCGATGGTGTCTTGAGCGACCCCCTAGCGGTGACGATTGAAGATGAATCGGCCGAGGGAGAGCAGCGCTTCGTAACGCTGGGTGCAAACACGTTCGGCTCCCTGATGGTGGTGATCTGGACACCTCGGGGCGACGAAGCTCGAATCATCTCGGTTCGGAAGCCGACTCCGAAGGAAAGAAGGAGTTATGAAGAAGGAGTATAA